One window from the genome of Asterias rubens chromosome 11, eAstRub1.3, whole genome shotgun sequence encodes:
- the LOC117296434 gene encoding organic solute transporter subunit alpha-like produces MENGTGYEEVQDAVNCSQGIPSSKEMVLLYMSQPWSQALMITMVIVSILSCLMYVETALSIMKTMRYGERRGYTIFILGLVPVHSLTSLASIFIPKAAILGSWAASLYMAVSLYIFLMLIFNYFGGPDEMVVKLATTTISLAQPPLACCFPCCCRKIRLTMPHLHRLRAAVLQLAVVQPMTLFVTAILWADGLYNPTQIDAESAFIYLTALVIVSTLTAMYALTIINVAANASLAAMYGNFRLKFSLLKAFMIIPSVQSLVISIISQSISLPCKGVLSPSIRSTLLYNYLIIVEVFFILLLGRCKVFFSRIDQPLHQAEQPDSLNRSQTNHRYAEVRDLASPMLDKDGKRPSFPTNLLDVEKANEANATKWIVEQQSRQPQRESEV; encoded by the exons ATGGAAAATGGAACAGGTTATGAGGAGGTGCAAGATGCTGTCAACTGCTCTCAGGGGATTCCCAGCTCAAAGGAGATGGTTTTAC TGTACATGTCCCAGCCATGGTCACAAGCTTTAATGATTACGATGGTCATCGTTAGTATCCTAAGCTGCCTCATGTACGTTGAGACGGCACTTAGCATTATGAAAACCATGCGCTATGGTGAACGGAGAGGCTATACCATCTTCATCTTAGGACTAGTTCCG GTGCACAGCTTGACATCACTGGCAAGTATCTTCATTCCTAAAGCAGCAATACTGGGATCATGGGCGGCCAGTTT GTACATGGCAGTGTCTCTATATATCTTTCTGATGCTAATTTTCAACTATTTTGGCGGACCTGACGAGATGGTTGTTAAGTTAGCCACCACGACGATCTCCCTTGCACAGCCCCCTCTAGCATGCTGTTTCCCTTGTTGCTGTAGGAAGATCAGACTAACAAT GCCTCATTTACATCGATTGCGAGCTGCGGTGCTTCAGCTAGCCGTAGTCCAGCCGATGACTCTCTTTGTAACTGCTATCCTTTGGGCAGATGGGCTTTATAACCCCACTCAG ATAGATGCAGAATCAGCCTTCATCTACCTCACTGCCCTTGTTATTGTGTCGACACTGACAGCGATGTATGCATTGACCATCATTAACGTAGCTGCTAATGCCAGCCTGGCAGCGATGTACGGCAACTTCAGGCTCAAGTTCTCGCTGCTCAAGGCTTTCATGATCATACCAAGCGTCCAGTCACTTGTGATTAGTATCATTTCCCAGTCCATCTCTCTGCCTTGCAAGGGGGTGTTATCACCCAGTATTAGATCGACTT TGCTGTACAACTACCTCATTATTGTGGAGGTGTTCTTCATTCTGTTGTTGGGACGTTGCAAAGTTTTCTTCAGCCGTATTGACCAGCCGCTCCACCAGGCTGAACAACCAGACTCTCTGAACAGATCCCAGACCAATCACCGCTATGCGGAGGTCAGAGACCTGGCTTCACCTATGTTGGACAAGGACGGGAAGAGGCCTAGCTTCCCCACGAATCTGTTGGATGTGGAGAAGGCGAATGAGGCCAACGCTACTAAGTGGATTGTTGAGCAACAGAGCCGACAACCTCAGAGGGAGAGCGAGGTTTGA